From a single Micromonospora sp. WMMD1102 genomic region:
- the valS gene encoding valine--tRNA ligase, with the protein MTDAARQQRTGVPERPSLDGLAEKWGQRWQEEGTYAFDRTKSRSDVYAIDTPPPTVSGELHMGHVFSYTHTDTVARFQRMRGRTVFYPMGWDDNGLPTERRVQNVYGVSCDPSLPYDPEWQPPRRPVGEQARKNPVAISRRNFVELCATLTAEDEQVYEELWRRLGLSVDWSLTYTTIGATARATAQRAFLRNLARGEAYSAEAPALWDVGFGTAVAQAELEDRERPGAYHRIRFEVTAAGPGSAGGTPVGPGPGRDDPYVYVETTRPELLPACVALVCHPDDERYADLVGGTVRVPLFGAEVTVYAHPLADPAKGSGLVMTCTFGDLADVTWWRELRLPARVVIGRDGRLLPEPPSGVAAAPYAELAGLRVNAARRRIVELLTGSGDLVGEPRPVTHPVKFYEKGDSPLEIISTRQWYLRNGGRDAELRAELLDRGRELNWVPGHMRHRYEHWVGGLTGDWLVSRQRFFGVPFPVWYRLDGTGEPDYAQPLTPAESALPVDPTSDTPAGYTESQRGQPGGFVADPDVMDTWATSSLTPQIVGGWLDDPDLYARVFPMDLRPQGQEIIRTWLFATVVRAHLEAGVLPWRDAVLSGWILDPDRKKMSKSRGNVQTPMGLLDEHGPDAVRYWAANGRPGTDLAFDPGQIRIGRRLATKLLNASRFALGLGAGDALRAPASEPLDRSMLAGLSTVVASATAAFERYDHTEAMQVTEAFFWRFCDDYIELVKERAYGEGAGAESARAALAAALGTLLRLFAPFLPYVTEEVWSWWRYGSVHRSPWPTTYEIARVAADGDPALLELAGAALTQIRRAKSERKLSMRTEVPLAEALGPAAMLEQLASIAGDLKAAGRIGKLDFLPDRTPELVIACAF; encoded by the coding sequence ATGACGGATGCGGCACGGCAGCAGCGCACCGGCGTCCCCGAGCGGCCGAGCCTGGACGGGCTGGCCGAGAAGTGGGGCCAGCGGTGGCAGGAGGAGGGGACGTACGCCTTCGACCGGACGAAGAGCCGGTCGGACGTGTACGCGATCGACACGCCCCCGCCGACCGTATCCGGCGAGCTGCACATGGGGCACGTCTTCTCGTACACCCACACCGACACGGTGGCTCGGTTCCAGCGGATGCGCGGCCGGACGGTCTTCTACCCGATGGGTTGGGACGACAACGGGCTGCCCACCGAACGCCGGGTGCAGAACGTCTACGGGGTGAGCTGTGACCCGAGCCTGCCGTACGACCCGGAGTGGCAGCCGCCGCGGCGGCCGGTCGGCGAGCAGGCCCGGAAGAACCCGGTGGCGATCTCGCGGCGCAACTTCGTGGAGCTGTGTGCCACGCTCACCGCCGAGGACGAGCAGGTCTACGAGGAGTTGTGGCGGCGGCTCGGGCTCTCGGTGGACTGGTCGCTGACGTACACCACGATCGGTGCGACGGCCCGGGCCACCGCGCAGCGGGCGTTCCTGCGGAACCTGGCCCGGGGTGAGGCGTACTCGGCCGAGGCGCCGGCGCTCTGGGACGTCGGCTTCGGCACGGCGGTGGCCCAGGCGGAGCTGGAGGACCGGGAGCGGCCGGGGGCGTACCACCGGATCCGGTTCGAGGTGACCGCCGCCGGGCCGGGCAGCGCGGGCGGCACCCCGGTCGGTCCCGGGCCCGGCCGCGACGACCCCTACGTGTACGTCGAGACGACCCGCCCCGAGCTGCTGCCGGCGTGCGTGGCGCTGGTCTGCCACCCCGACGACGAGCGGTATGCCGACCTGGTCGGCGGCACCGTCCGGGTCCCGCTGTTCGGCGCCGAGGTGACCGTCTACGCGCATCCGTTGGCGGATCCGGCCAAGGGCAGCGGACTGGTGATGACCTGCACCTTCGGCGACCTCGCGGACGTGACCTGGTGGCGGGAGCTGCGGTTGCCGGCCCGGGTGGTGATCGGCCGGGACGGCCGGCTGCTGCCGGAGCCACCGTCCGGGGTCGCCGCCGCCCCGTACGCCGAACTCGCCGGCCTGCGGGTCAACGCGGCCCGGCGGCGGATCGTGGAGTTGCTGACCGGCTCCGGCGACCTGGTCGGCGAGCCGAGGCCGGTGACCCATCCGGTGAAGTTCTACGAGAAGGGCGACAGCCCGCTGGAGATCATCTCGACCCGGCAGTGGTATCTGCGCAACGGCGGCCGGGATGCCGAACTGCGCGCCGAACTGCTCGACCGGGGACGGGAGCTGAACTGGGTGCCGGGGCACATGCGGCACCGCTACGAGCACTGGGTGGGCGGGCTGACCGGCGACTGGCTGGTCAGCCGGCAACGCTTTTTCGGGGTGCCGTTCCCGGTCTGGTACCGGCTCGACGGCACTGGCGAGCCGGACTACGCCCAGCCTCTCACGCCGGCCGAGTCGGCGCTGCCCGTCGATCCGACCTCCGACACCCCGGCCGGCTACACCGAGTCGCAACGCGGACAGCCGGGTGGTTTCGTGGCCGACCCGGACGTGATGGACACCTGGGCCACCTCGTCGCTGACCCCGCAGATCGTCGGCGGCTGGCTCGACGACCCGGACCTCTACGCCCGGGTCTTCCCGATGGACCTGCGGCCGCAGGGGCAGGAGATCATCCGTACCTGGTTGTTCGCGACGGTGGTCCGCGCGCACCTGGAGGCCGGGGTGCTGCCCTGGCGGGACGCGGTGCTCTCCGGCTGGATCCTCGACCCGGACCGGAAGAAGATGTCCAAGTCCAGGGGGAACGTGCAGACCCCGATGGGGCTGCTGGACGAGCACGGCCCGGACGCGGTCCGCTACTGGGCGGCGAACGGCCGGCCCGGCACCGACCTGGCGTTCGACCCGGGGCAGATCCGGATCGGCCGGCGGCTCGCCACCAAGCTGCTCAACGCCTCCCGGTTCGCGCTCGGCCTCGGCGCCGGCGACGCCCTGCGGGCGCCGGCCAGCGAGCCGCTGGACCGGTCCATGCTCGCCGGACTCTCCACTGTGGTCGCCAGCGCCACCGCCGCCTTCGAGCGGTACGACCACACCGAGGCGATGCAGGTCACCGAGGCGTTCTTCTGGCGCTTCTGTGACGACTACATTGAGTTGGTGAAGGAACGCGCCTACGGGGAAGGTGCGGGTGCCGAGTCGGCCCGGGCCGCGCTGGCCGCCGCCCTCGGCACGCTGCTGCGGCTGTTCGCCCCGTTCCTGCCGTACGTCACCGAGGAGGTCTGGTCGTGGTGGCGGTACGGCTCGGTGCACCGCTCGCCGTGGCCGACGACGTACGAGATCGCCCGGGTGGCGGCGGACGGCGACCCGGCGCTGCTGGAGCTGGCCGGGGCGGCGCTGACCCAGATCCGCCGGGCCAAGTCGGAGCGGAAGTTGTCGATGCGTACGGAGGTGCCGCTGGCCGAGGCGCTGGGCCCGGCGGCGATGCTGGAACAGTTGGCCAGCATCGCCGGGGACCTGAAGGCGGCCGGCCGGATCGGCAAGCTCGACTTCCTCCCCGACCGCACCCCGGAACTCGTCATCGCCTGCGCCTTCTGA
- a CDS encoding aminoglycoside phosphotransferase family protein, protein MIGEADVVVPEALARNVRQVWQADGRRWLAELPRTLAGVAADWELTLGRPYDLSYHYVTAVTCADGRPAVLKLGVPSGDSLRNEAPALAAFAGRGAVRLLRADLDRGALLLERAEPGGRLRDLVPTRDTEATSVAAELLRRLAVPPPADCPLPDLSTYAAGFDRYLAAHGDGGPLPADLVGRAGGLMRELCASAPRRAVLHGDLHHDNILRAEREPWLAIDPHGLVGDPGFEIGALLYNPAPENRDPALTALVPARVEQLADLLAIPADRVVGWGFVMAVLSDVWTAEDWTPGAPSPASRALDVAHLLLPRLS, encoded by the coding sequence GTGATCGGAGAGGCTGACGTCGTGGTCCCGGAGGCGCTGGCCCGGAACGTGCGGCAGGTGTGGCAGGCGGACGGCCGCCGATGGCTCGCCGAGCTGCCCCGGACCCTCGCCGGGGTGGCCGCCGACTGGGAGCTGACCCTCGGCCGGCCGTACGACCTGTCGTACCACTACGTCACGGCGGTGACCTGTGCCGACGGCCGGCCGGCGGTGTTGAAACTGGGTGTGCCGAGCGGGGACTCGCTGCGTAACGAGGCACCCGCGCTGGCCGCGTTCGCCGGCCGGGGCGCCGTACGCCTGCTCCGCGCCGACCTCGACCGGGGTGCCCTGCTGCTGGAGCGGGCCGAGCCCGGCGGGCGGCTGCGGGACCTGGTACCGACCCGGGACACCGAGGCGACCTCGGTGGCGGCGGAACTGCTGCGCCGGCTCGCCGTACCGCCGCCGGCCGACTGCCCGCTGCCGGACCTCTCGACGTACGCCGCCGGGTTCGACCGCTATCTCGCGGCGCACGGCGACGGCGGGCCGCTGCCGGCCGACCTGGTCGGCCGGGCCGGTGGCCTGATGCGGGAACTCTGCGCCTCGGCACCCCGCCGGGCGGTGCTGCACGGCGACCTGCACCACGACAACATCCTGCGGGCCGAACGCGAGCCGTGGCTGGCCATCGACCCGCACGGGCTGGTCGGCGACCCCGGCTTCGAGATCGGCGCGCTGCTCTACAACCCCGCGCCGGAAAACCGGGACCCGGCGTTGACCGCGCTGGTGCCGGCCCGGGTCGAACAGCTCGCCGACCTGCTGGCGATACCGGCGGACCGGGTGGTCGGCTGGGGCTTCGTGATGGCGGTGCTGTCGGACGTCTGGACCGCCGAGGACTGGACGCCGGGCGCTCCGTCGCCGGCCAGCCGGGCCCTGGACGTCGCGCACCTGCTGCTGCCCCGGCTGAGCTGA
- a CDS encoding HAMP domain-containing sensor histidine kinase, whose amino-acid sequence MSRGWSSLRVRLAVLGFLASYVPALLLFGVVLVTDTETETRLRPDGEVVRQTVTGRAEWATWTVLALAPVAAGLAWWWAGRAVGPIARMRRVVEEIEGTDLSRRTGLDRGPAEVVALAASFDAMLERLEQAADTQRRLVEETSHELRIPLAVLVTNAEVLLDHPDPTVKLYRRGLERSRDAAVRLRTTVDGLLVDARGRARTLDRRPAELVGIVRQVVEDAGVFAAARRIRLSVDGPAQASCAVDEPTVRRAVANLVDNAIRYAPAGSAVRVGVETTADEVAVVVVDSGPGIPADQHGYVFQRFWRGRRDVPGTGLGLAIARQIALAHGGDLTLRSPGPDGAGCEFRLTLRR is encoded by the coding sequence GTGAGCCGCGGCTGGTCCTCGCTTCGGGTACGCCTCGCCGTGCTCGGATTCCTGGCCAGCTACGTACCGGCACTGCTGCTGTTCGGCGTGGTCCTGGTGACCGACACCGAGACGGAGACCCGGCTGCGGCCGGACGGCGAGGTCGTGCGGCAGACCGTCACCGGCCGGGCGGAGTGGGCGACCTGGACGGTACTGGCCCTCGCCCCGGTCGCCGCCGGGCTGGCCTGGTGGTGGGCGGGGCGGGCGGTCGGCCCGATCGCCCGGATGCGGCGGGTCGTCGAGGAGATCGAGGGGACGGACCTGAGCCGGCGTACCGGGCTCGACCGGGGTCCCGCCGAGGTGGTGGCGCTCGCCGCCAGCTTCGACGCGATGCTCGAACGGCTCGAACAGGCCGCCGACACCCAGCGGCGGCTCGTCGAGGAGACCAGTCACGAACTGCGCATCCCGCTGGCCGTACTGGTCACCAACGCCGAGGTGCTGCTCGACCACCCGGATCCGACGGTAAAGCTGTACCGCCGGGGCCTGGAACGCTCCCGGGACGCGGCGGTACGGCTCCGGACGACAGTCGACGGGTTGCTCGTCGACGCCCGGGGCCGGGCCCGCACCCTCGACCGACGGCCGGCCGAGCTGGTCGGGATCGTCCGGCAGGTCGTCGAGGACGCGGGGGTGTTCGCGGCGGCGAGGCGGATCCGGCTCTCGGTCGACGGGCCGGCGCAGGCGAGTTGCGCCGTGGACGAGCCGACGGTACGCCGGGCCGTCGCCAACCTGGTCGACAACGCCATCCGGTACGCCCCGGCCGGCTCGGCGGTCCGGGTCGGCGTCGAGACGACCGCCGACGAGGTGGCCGTGGTCGTCGTCGACAGTGGACCGGGCATCCCCGCCGACCAGCACGGGTACGTCTTCCAGCGGTTCTGGCGCGGCCGACGGGACGTACCCGGCACCGGGCTCGGCCTGGCGATCGCTCGGCAGATCGCGCTGGCGCACGGCGGCGACCTCACCCTGCGCTCGCCCGGCCCGGACGGCGCCGGCTGCGAGTTCCGGCTGACCCTGCGCCGCTGA
- a CDS encoding response regulator transcription factor: protein MRILLVEDDPDLAEVVALGLRNESYAVDLAASYADAEELLRITGYDVACLDLGLPDGDGLDLVRRLGRDPELRRPRRCLVLTARDAVTDRVAGLDAGADDYLVKPFHFAELVARLRALGRRGDVRGATLRVGDLTLDLAAHRAWRGGTELELTAREFSLLRYFMHHPGLVLSAEDLLEHVWDAHANPFTASVRVILSRLRRKLGDPPPIVTITGAGYQLTDPS, encoded by the coding sequence ATGCGCATCCTGCTGGTCGAGGACGACCCCGACCTCGCCGAGGTGGTCGCCCTCGGCCTGCGCAACGAGTCGTACGCGGTCGACCTGGCCGCCAGCTACGCCGACGCCGAGGAGCTGCTCCGGATCACCGGGTACGACGTCGCCTGCCTCGACCTGGGGCTGCCGGACGGGGACGGGCTGGACCTCGTCCGGCGGCTCGGCCGGGATCCGGAGCTGCGCCGGCCCCGGCGCTGCCTGGTGCTGACCGCCCGGGACGCGGTGACGGACCGGGTGGCCGGGTTGGACGCCGGTGCCGACGACTACCTCGTCAAGCCGTTCCACTTCGCCGAGCTGGTGGCCCGGCTCCGGGCGCTCGGCCGGCGCGGCGACGTACGCGGCGCGACGCTGCGGGTCGGCGACCTGACCCTGGACCTGGCCGCACACCGGGCCTGGCGGGGCGGCACCGAACTCGAGCTGACCGCCCGGGAGTTCTCGCTGCTGCGCTACTTCATGCACCACCCGGGCCTGGTGCTCTCCGCCGAGGACCTGCTGGAGCACGTCTGGGACGCGCACGCCAACCCGTTCACCGCCTCGGTCCGGGTGATCCTCAGCCGGCTGCGCCGGAAACTCGGCGACCCGCCACCGATCGTCACCATCACCGGCGCCGGCTACCAGTTGACGGATCCGTCGTGA
- a CDS encoding serine hydrolase domain-containing protein has product MTKHFRLFAAALLVTALAAACTEDSDPPEDVTATPAGTAASCDAGLDAAFRAWAQAGFSGSVAISTGGRFDCLASYGSADEATGTPNTVDTVFSIGSVTKAFTSAGVFRLVDEGKLTLDTRVGDVLPELTGPAAGVTVRQLLLHTSGLTGSHGTDHEPLDRAGALTAIGRLELAFAPGTGYVYSNAGYTLLALVVEQVSGQGYRDYTVRNILPLPDGRVAGGFWDGQPAAPGPRAVGRLDGGRTGESGSFAGPHWAVDGNGGLAMTVRDLATWTHSLFTGRIVSAGSVRAITTPGRDLGKGRSETPGWVAYDASVHGRPFLATAGGGGDIGHNAVAVWLPQGERVIAMAANGTKVNAEQLLAKIGPALLAGSPLPTPSPPAGGTPAAATVGKYRLDTGGGFEVSAAGNQLSVTASGADAVAALFPPRDVPADELHRHEQRVRTLLDGKTREGRQERRALEAAFGRITGITPGGTVVRDGELRSYVTVTTDSRSALAWYAVNAEGGVEAAEVGTEPPRLTLTSAGPGRYRPDDPTGSGPAVTVEFQAGLLTVVGPGGRYVAEPAR; this is encoded by the coding sequence ATGACCAAGCATTTCAGGCTGTTCGCGGCGGCGCTGCTCGTGACGGCGCTGGCCGCCGCCTGCACCGAGGACAGCGATCCGCCGGAGGACGTGACGGCGACTCCGGCCGGTACGGCGGCGAGCTGCGACGCCGGGCTCGACGCCGCCTTCCGCGCCTGGGCACAGGCGGGGTTCAGCGGTTCGGTCGCGATCTCGACCGGTGGTCGCTTCGACTGCCTGGCCAGTTACGGATCGGCGGACGAGGCCACCGGCACCCCGAACACCGTCGACACCGTGTTCAGCATCGGATCGGTCACCAAGGCGTTCACCTCGGCCGGCGTGTTCCGGCTGGTGGACGAGGGGAAGCTGACGCTCGACACCCGGGTCGGCGACGTACTGCCGGAACTGACCGGTCCGGCCGCCGGGGTGACCGTACGGCAACTGCTGCTGCACACCAGCGGGTTGACCGGCTCGCACGGTACCGACCACGAGCCGCTGGACCGGGCCGGCGCGCTCACCGCGATCGGCAGGCTGGAACTCGCCTTCGCGCCCGGCACCGGCTACGTCTACTCGAACGCCGGTTACACGCTGCTGGCTCTCGTCGTTGAGCAGGTCTCCGGGCAGGGTTACCGGGACTACACGGTGCGGAACATCCTGCCGCTGCCCGACGGGCGGGTCGCCGGCGGCTTCTGGGACGGTCAGCCGGCGGCACCGGGACCCCGGGCCGTCGGCCGGCTCGACGGCGGCCGGACCGGCGAGTCGGGGAGCTTCGCCGGGCCGCACTGGGCGGTCGACGGCAACGGCGGGCTGGCGATGACCGTCCGCGACCTGGCGACCTGGACCCATTCCCTGTTCACCGGCCGGATCGTCTCGGCCGGTTCCGTCCGGGCGATCACGACCCCGGGACGCGACCTCGGCAAGGGCAGGTCGGAGACACCCGGCTGGGTGGCGTACGACGCCTCCGTGCACGGTAGGCCCTTCCTGGCCACGGCGGGGGGCGGCGGCGACATCGGGCACAACGCGGTGGCGGTCTGGCTGCCCCAGGGTGAGCGGGTGATCGCGATGGCCGCCAACGGTACGAAGGTGAACGCCGAGCAGCTGCTGGCGAAGATCGGCCCGGCACTGCTCGCCGGCAGCCCGTTGCCGACGCCGAGCCCTCCGGCCGGTGGCACGCCCGCGGCGGCTACCGTCGGGAAGTACCGGCTGGACACGGGAGGTGGGTTCGAGGTGAGCGCCGCCGGCAACCAGCTCTCCGTCACGGCCAGCGGTGCCGACGCCGTCGCCGCGCTCTTCCCGCCGCGCGACGTACCCGCCGACGAGCTGCACCGGCACGAGCAGCGGGTGCGGACGCTGCTCGACGGGAAGACCCGGGAGGGCCGGCAGGAACGCAGGGCGCTGGAGGCGGCGTTCGGGCGGATCACCGGCATCACCCCGGGCGGCACCGTCGTGCGGGACGGCGAGCTGCGCAGCTACGTCACCGTCACCACCGACAGCCGGTCGGCGTTGGCCTGGTACGCGGTCAACGCCGAGGGTGGGGTCGAGGCCGCCGAGGTGGGCACCGAACCACCGCGCCTGACCCTCACCTCCGCCGGTCCCGGCCGCTACCGCCCGGACGATCCGACCGGCAGCGGCCCGGCGGTGACCGTCGAGTTCCAGGCCGGTCTGCTGACCGTCGTCGGACCCGGCGGCCGGTACGTCGCCGAGCCGGCCCGCTGA